The following are encoded together in the Kingella negevensis genome:
- a CDS encoding CAP domain-containing protein: protein MSTRKKQRQQQNRNALATQRILMFWLPLAAVIFGLVYWTQSRYDSKRETLAGFDRLNHWRRQAGVTEFTPSEILAQSAQNHALYLTKNADGHEENHPSNPHFTGKEPQERATKVGYPAPMVENLTQSNLPRSGKASVDSLMTAIYHRLALLNPDHDEAGAAWENDGDNAFVVNQGSSYDREICSQETTGQKRYVLTTQCNGKKREIPMDEPPPSEHIAVKYPIGSGIDPSYDGKEVPSPVPDLGKTGNPISIAFYGETSPIRVESYKLTSPKGEVSNTRMLDASNDPNRLLTETQFVLSPVKPLEYNTEYTVEFTYLQDNQRKTETWTFRTRRKRGLFDF, encoded by the coding sequence ATGTCTACCCGAAAAAAACAACGCCAACAACAAAACCGAAACGCCCTAGCCACTCAACGCATTCTCATGTTCTGGCTGCCACTCGCCGCCGTCATCTTCGGCTTAGTCTATTGGACACAATCCCGATACGACAGCAAACGCGAAACCCTAGCAGGCTTCGACCGCCTGAACCACTGGCGCAGACAAGCAGGCGTAACCGAGTTCACACCGTCCGAAATACTCGCCCAATCTGCCCAAAATCACGCCCTGTATCTCACCAAAAACGCAGACGGACACGAAGAAAACCACCCCAGCAACCCCCATTTCACAGGCAAAGAACCGCAAGAACGCGCAACAAAAGTCGGCTATCCCGCCCCAATGGTAGAAAATCTCACCCAAAGCAACCTACCGCGCTCAGGCAAAGCCAGTGTGGACAGCTTGATGACCGCCATTTACCACCGCCTCGCCCTACTCAATCCCGACCACGATGAAGCAGGCGCAGCATGGGAAAACGATGGCGACAACGCATTTGTAGTCAATCAAGGCAGCAGCTACGACCGCGAAATCTGTTCACAAGAAACCACAGGACAAAAACGCTACGTACTCACCACCCAATGCAACGGCAAAAAACGCGAAATCCCCATGGACGAACCACCGCCAAGCGAACACATCGCCGTCAAATACCCCATCGGCAGCGGCATCGACCCTAGCTATGACGGCAAAGAAGTCCCCAGCCCTGTTCCCGATTTAGGCAAAACAGGCAACCCAATCAGCATCGCTTTTTATGGTGAAACCAGCCCCATTCGCGTGGAATCCTATAAACTCACTTCACCCAAAGGCGAAGTGAGCAACACTCGAATGCTCGATGCCAGCAACGACCCCAATCGCCTGCTCACCGAAACCCAATTCGTATTATCCCCCGTGAAGCCGCTCGAATACAACACCGAATACACCGTAGAATTTACCTATCTGCAAGATAACCAACGCAAAACCGAAACATGGACATTCCGCACCCGAAGAAAACGCGGCTTGTTTGATTTCTAA